A single region of the Euzebya rosea genome encodes:
- a CDS encoding S8 family serine peptidase, with the protein MTFGEITSLPERVADDGFVSRTSIALAWVLLTALVAPAAASAEDGMAGEGVEGVIVVLDGSMDGVDEVVANADGEIDVIARDTLAVEVDDPARAIDDLTGVEGIALVEPDWPVRLAAVPAPDDPRFGDQWGLHNTGQDGGTPGVDVDALEAWDLLTTGVLVPEGSSGPLGNDVVVAISDSGVDASHPDLVDRMWRSTGQLAGCPDGSVGYDWIDDGCAAPAANGDGQGHGTHVAGIVAAAVGNAVGTAGLAPHARLLDLRFLDAAGNGLTSDAVAGITLAIDLVEAGVDLRVINASWSGNGYSAALARAITDAEAAGILVVAAAGNEAVDNDTTPSYPCGYAAANVICVGATDRHDDVSTFSNRGAVSVDLGAPGTLIRSTARGGGTTVLNGTSMAAPLVAAAGALLAGCGVDPAGIRSAVLDGVAPVADQAGAWVTGGRLDVAESVRIAGCDGSRITAPGIPGPSFVGGTSDIVTWQPGGGDRFDLERAPVGGSTWTPVATGLTEPTADLSALPEGRLALRVRGTLAATGATALSPVASPVVIDRTAPLAPRIDFDHAGVPVDGTTWYPAGTTMHVEATDRLAPDGSAGSGVVPQDVLLDTHGPVAAVQVTDRAGNTSPTTDPDATVDATAPQVEVVGCPTTDVEAGDVVTVMVTASDVGSGLDDDPSGERVLPTDEPGPHELVVEARDRVGSTTTASCRWTVTGSSAPPTTDPPPPAPAPPPPAPPPPAPPPAGGGTPPAPTPVEEPTDEPTEEPVESPTAPPAEPTATGTVERLDDPSPGAAATRISRIRFDDADATRAADDADTSRAAGDRRLARHAVLVRDDAFPDALAGASLSGDGPLLLTDGTTLSTETGEELRRVLPAGATVHLLGGVGALSEDVEAAVVALGFVPVRLAGATRVETAIAVADEVRARGSTSDRVMLARADGPADNPTAAWADAVSGGAHGARTATPVLLSHTADPHPAVVDWLTAHDAAPVLLGGTAALSDAYDRLPGATRVEGSDRTSTAVAVGERLWGLSSPFAAATVINGWDTDGWARGLAAAGLAADRDAPLVLVGDDVLPAATATATRCAAVVLVGGTDTITTGVEESMRSACPDGSPSR; encoded by the coding sequence GTGACGTTCGGAGAGATCACTTCGCTGCCCGAGCGCGTGGCCGATGATGGGTTCGTGTCGCGCACCTCCATCGCCCTGGCCTGGGTCCTCCTCACCGCCCTCGTGGCGCCGGCCGCCGCAAGTGCAGAGGACGGGATGGCCGGGGAGGGGGTCGAGGGCGTGATCGTGGTCCTCGACGGGTCGATGGACGGCGTCGACGAGGTCGTGGCCAACGCCGACGGGGAGATCGACGTCATCGCGCGGGACACCCTCGCGGTCGAGGTCGACGACCCGGCCCGCGCGATCGACGACCTGACCGGGGTGGAGGGCATCGCCCTGGTCGAACCCGACTGGCCAGTTCGGCTGGCTGCGGTGCCCGCACCCGACGATCCGCGGTTCGGTGACCAGTGGGGGCTGCACAACACCGGCCAGGACGGCGGCACCCCGGGGGTCGACGTCGATGCGCTGGAGGCCTGGGACCTGCTGACCACCGGCGTGCTCGTGCCCGAGGGCAGCAGCGGCCCGCTGGGCAACGACGTGGTCGTCGCCATCTCCGACAGCGGCGTCGATGCGTCCCACCCCGACCTCGTCGACCGGATGTGGCGCTCGACCGGGCAGCTGGCTGGCTGTCCCGATGGCAGCGTCGGCTACGACTGGATCGACGACGGCTGCGCCGCCCCGGCCGCCAACGGCGACGGGCAGGGCCACGGCACCCACGTGGCCGGGATCGTGGCGGCCGCCGTCGGCAATGCCGTCGGCACGGCAGGGCTTGCGCCGCACGCGAGGTTGCTCGACCTTCGCTTCCTCGACGCCGCCGGCAACGGCCTGACGTCGGATGCGGTGGCCGGGATCACCCTCGCCATCGACTTGGTCGAGGCGGGGGTGGACCTGCGGGTCATCAACGCCTCGTGGAGCGGCAACGGCTACTCCGCCGCCCTCGCCCGCGCCATCACCGACGCCGAGGCGGCCGGCATCCTCGTGGTGGCTGCCGCGGGGAACGAGGCGGTCGACAACGACACGACCCCGAGCTATCCGTGCGGCTACGCCGCCGCCAACGTCATCTGCGTCGGCGCGACCGACCGCCACGACGACGTGTCGACGTTCAGCAACCGCGGTGCGGTCAGCGTCGACCTCGGCGCCCCGGGCACCCTCATCCGATCGACCGCCCGCGGTGGGGGGACGACGGTGCTGAACGGCACGTCGATGGCCGCCCCGCTCGTCGCCGCCGCCGGTGCGCTGCTCGCCGGCTGCGGGGTCGACCCGGCCGGTATCCGCAGCGCCGTCCTCGACGGCGTGGCACCCGTCGCGGATCAGGCCGGTGCCTGGGTGACCGGCGGGCGGCTCGACGTGGCCGAGTCCGTCCGCATCGCCGGCTGCGACGGCAGCCGCATCACTGCACCCGGCATCCCCGGTCCGTCGTTCGTCGGAGGGACCAGCGACATCGTGACGTGGCAGCCGGGCGGTGGCGACCGGTTCGACCTCGAACGTGCGCCGGTCGGCGGCAGCACCTGGACCCCCGTCGCGACGGGGCTGACCGAACCCACCGCTGACCTGTCCGCCCTCCCCGAGGGACGCCTGGCCCTGCGGGTCCGCGGCACGCTGGCGGCGACGGGCGCGACCGCGCTGTCACCGGTGGCCAGCCCGGTGGTCATCGACCGGACCGCCCCGCTGGCCCCGCGGATCGACTTCGACCACGCCGGCGTCCCCGTCGACGGCACCACCTGGTACCCGGCGGGCACGACCATGCACGTGGAGGCCACCGACCGCCTCGCGCCCGACGGGTCCGCCGGCAGCGGCGTCGTCCCGCAGGACGTCCTCCTCGACACCCACGGTCCGGTGGCGGCGGTGCAGGTCACCGACCGGGCGGGCAACACCTCGCCGACCACCGACCCCGATGCGACGGTCGATGCAACCGCGCCGCAGGTGGAGGTGGTCGGCTGCCCCACGACCGACGTGGAGGCAGGTGACGTCGTCACGGTGATGGTGACGGCCAGCGACGTCGGATCCGGGCTGGACGATGATCCGTCCGGCGAGCGCGTGCTGCCCACCGACGAGCCGGGGCCGCACGAGCTCGTGGTCGAGGCACGCGACCGCGTCGGGTCGACCACGACCGCGTCGTGCAGATGGACGGTGACCGGCTCCTCGGCGCCGCCCACCACGGACCCGCCCCCTCCGGCACCCGCGCCACCGCCCCCGGCACCCCCGCCCCCGGCACCCCCGCCCGCTGGCGGCGGGACACCCCCCGCACCCACCCCGGTCGAGGAGCCCACCGACGAGCCCACCGAGGAGCCCGTCGAGTCGCCGACGGCGCCACCCGCCGAACCGACCGCGACGGGCACCGTCGAGCGGCTCGACGACCCGTCCCCGGGTGCGGCCGCGACCCGCATCTCCCGGATCCGCTTCGACGACGCCGACGCCACCCGGGCCGCCGACGACGCCGACACGAGCCGGGCCGCCGGTGACCGCCGCCTCGCACGCCATGCCGTCCTCGTCCGCGACGATGCCTTCCCCGACGCGCTGGCCGGCGCGTCCCTGAGCGGCGACGGGCCGTTGCTGCTGACCGACGGCACGACCCTGTCGACGGAGACGGGCGAGGAGCTGCGACGGGTCCTGCCGGCCGGCGCGACCGTCCACCTCCTGGGTGGCGTCGGGGCCCTGTCGGAGGACGTCGAGGCCGCGGTCGTCGCGCTCGGCTTCGTGCCGGTCAGGCTCGCGGGTGCGACGCGGGTCGAGACGGCCATCGCCGTCGCCGACGAGGTGCGGGCCCGCGGCAGCACCTCCGACCGCGTCATGCTTGCCCGCGCCGACGGCCCCGCCGACAACCCCACCGCCGCCTGGGCCGACGCCGTCAGCGGCGGGGCGCACGGGGCCAGGACCGCCACGCCGGTGTTGCTGAGCCACACGGCCGACCCGCACCCAGCCGTCGTGGACTGGCTGACCGCGCACGATGCGGCGCCCGTCCTGCTGGGCGGCACCGCAGCGCTGTCCGACGCCTACGACCGGTTGCCCGGTGCCACACGCGTCGAGGGGTCGGACCGGACCTCGACGGCCGTTGCGGTGGGGGAGCGGCTCTGGGGCCTGTCGAGTCCGTTCGCCGCCGCGACCGTGATCAACGGCTGGGACACCGACGGCTGGGCCCGCGGGCTGGCTGCTGCCGGACTGGCGGCCGACCGCGATGCGCCGCTGGTCCTCGTCGGCGACGACGTCCTGCCGGCGGCCACCGCAACCGCCACCCGCTGTGCGGCGGTCGTCCTCGTCGGCGGGACCGACACGATCACGACGGGGGTGGAGGAGTCGATGCGCAGCGCCTGTCCGGATGGATCGCCCTCTCGATGA
- a CDS encoding beta-class carbonic anhydrase, which yields MSLTSPSPDNQSAPVDLMARNADAPPLDPTLVAPPRLRLAVLTCMDTRIVPNQALGLAAGDAHVIRNGGARATDDAVRSLVLSTRLLGVRQVAVIHHTECGNAGTDEELQDKLRETGMVDVPEVLHANGPTSLADDVARLRTPGLLADGTTVEGYTYDVRTGRLIPLEDEG from the coding sequence ATGTCCCTCACCTCCCCCTCCCCCGACAACCAGTCCGCGCCGGTGGACCTGATGGCGCGCAACGCCGACGCGCCGCCGCTGGACCCGACGCTGGTCGCCCCGCCGCGGCTGCGACTTGCGGTCCTGACCTGCATGGACACCCGCATCGTGCCCAACCAGGCGCTGGGGTTGGCCGCCGGCGACGCCCACGTCATCCGCAACGGCGGGGCGCGCGCCACCGACGACGCCGTGCGGTCGCTCGTGCTGTCCACTCGCCTGCTCGGTGTGCGACAGGTCGCGGTGATCCACCACACCGAGTGCGGCAACGCCGGGACCGACGAGGAGCTCCAGGACAAGCTGCGCGAGACCGGGATGGTCGACGTGCCCGAGGTCCTTCATGCCAACGGCCCGACATCGCTGGCCGACGACGTGGCGCGGCTCCGCACGCCGGGTCTCCTGGCCGACGGGACCACGGTCGAGGGCTACACCTACGACGTGAGGACCGGCCGGCTGATACCGCTCGAGGACGAGGGGTGA
- a CDS encoding LLM class flavin-dependent oxidoreductase, translating to MKQGLTVANHGENADIGWLADLAVAAEESGWDGVFVWDHIGRTGQPPMVDPWIALATIATVTERVRIGPMVTPLARRRPWKVAREVATLDHLSAGRMVLGVGLGVHPVEFDALGEEADPRTRAGMLEESLELLRAFWTGEPVSFEGQHYTVDGVEQQPTPMQDHVPIWVAGVWPNRKPMQRAARFDGAFPITDGGMTPQDFRDVAAFVAEHRVDDSPFDMVHEGTSAAGEDLSAHAEAGVTWWLERCRPEQRTPQETWDRVLAGPWRG from the coding sequence GTGAAGCAGGGGCTGACGGTCGCCAACCACGGCGAGAACGCCGACATCGGCTGGCTGGCCGACCTGGCCGTCGCGGCCGAGGAGTCCGGTTGGGACGGCGTGTTCGTCTGGGACCACATCGGTCGGACCGGCCAGCCCCCCATGGTCGACCCCTGGATCGCGCTGGCCACGATCGCCACGGTGACCGAACGGGTCCGGATCGGGCCGATGGTGACCCCCCTGGCCCGTCGCCGCCCGTGGAAGGTCGCTCGCGAGGTCGCCACCCTGGACCACCTGTCCGCAGGGCGGATGGTGCTGGGGGTTGGCCTCGGCGTGCACCCCGTGGAGTTCGACGCGCTCGGCGAGGAGGCGGACCCACGCACCCGCGCCGGCATGCTCGAGGAGTCCCTCGAGCTGCTGCGGGCGTTCTGGACCGGCGAGCCGGTGTCGTTCGAGGGACAGCACTACACCGTCGACGGGGTGGAGCAGCAGCCCACGCCGATGCAGGACCACGTCCCGATCTGGGTCGCCGGCGTGTGGCCCAACCGCAAGCCGATGCAGCGGGCCGCGCGGTTCGACGGGGCCTTCCCGATCACCGACGGGGGCATGACGCCGCAGGACTTCCGCGACGTCGCGGCCTTCGTCGCCGAGCACCGCGTGGACGACTCGCCTTTCGACATGGTCCACGAGGGCACGTCGGCGGCCGGAGAGGACCTGTCTGCCCACGCCGAGGCCGGGGTCACCTGGTGGCTGGAACGCTGCCGGCCGGAGCAGCGGACCCCGCAGGAGACATGGGACCGGGTCCTCGCCGGCCCCTGGCGGGGCTGA
- a CDS encoding acetolactate synthase large subunit, protein MKASDLFLKCLEAEGVRYIFGVPGEENADVMISLLDSDIEFVICRHEQGAAFMADLYGRMTGEPGVCLGTLGPGATNLMTGVANADMDNSPLVVITGQGATTRLHKDSHQAMDVVRMFEPVTKWSQTIWDAENITEVTRKAFKIARAEHPGATHIELPEDVAKIDIDDEPIIPGMKVRRPAAEEKAVARAMEVLAEAERPIILAGHGCVRTRVSTQLNRMVDETGMYATTTFMGKGAISDRHPQSLFAAGLGARDHVIDAFEDADCVIAIGYDFTEWHPEKWNVGPQKHIIHIDFHPSEVDAHYRPEVEVVGDLANALWQMNEALTDDHRDMGWDRLERMRRTLEFEILEEFSLDGGFPVKPQRALHDIRAELADDDILISDVGAHKMWTARHYPTYEPNTCIISNGFCSMGIALPGAIGAKLVHPDKRVVGLMGDGGFMMNIQELDTAYQYEVAPTYVVWDDSSYGLIAWKQEAHFGRTSHTTMRHNDLVAVAKGFGAHAVRIESADELRPALKEAFAITDRPSVIVVPIDYSENMKLTKRLGQLLPH, encoded by the coding sequence GTGAAGGCCAGCGACCTGTTCCTGAAGTGCCTCGAGGCGGAAGGTGTGCGCTACATCTTCGGCGTGCCCGGCGAGGAGAACGCCGACGTGATGATCTCGTTGCTCGACAGCGACATCGAGTTCGTCATCTGCCGCCACGAGCAGGGCGCCGCGTTCATGGCCGACCTCTACGGCCGCATGACCGGCGAACCGGGTGTCTGCCTGGGCACCCTGGGGCCGGGTGCGACCAACCTGATGACCGGTGTGGCGAACGCCGACATGGACAACTCCCCCCTCGTCGTCATCACCGGGCAGGGGGCGACCACCCGGCTGCACAAGGACTCCCACCAGGCGATGGACGTCGTGCGGATGTTCGAGCCCGTCACCAAGTGGAGCCAGACCATCTGGGACGCCGAGAACATCACCGAGGTCACCCGGAAGGCGTTCAAGATCGCCCGGGCAGAGCATCCCGGCGCCACCCACATCGAGCTGCCCGAGGACGTCGCCAAGATCGACATCGACGACGAGCCGATCATCCCCGGCATGAAGGTCCGGCGACCTGCCGCAGAGGAGAAGGCGGTCGCCCGGGCGATGGAGGTCCTCGCCGAGGCCGAACGTCCGATCATCCTCGCGGGGCACGGCTGCGTGCGCACACGGGTGTCCACCCAGCTCAACCGGATGGTCGACGAGACGGGCATGTACGCCACGACGACGTTCATGGGGAAGGGTGCGATCTCCGACCGGCATCCCCAGTCGTTGTTCGCCGCTGGCCTCGGCGCCCGCGACCACGTCATCGACGCCTTCGAGGATGCCGACTGCGTCATCGCCATCGGCTACGACTTCACCGAGTGGCACCCCGAGAAGTGGAACGTCGGCCCCCAGAAGCACATCATCCACATCGACTTCCACCCCTCGGAGGTCGACGCGCACTACCGGCCGGAGGTCGAGGTCGTGGGCGACCTGGCCAACGCCCTGTGGCAGATGAACGAGGCCCTCACCGACGACCACCGCGACATGGGCTGGGATCGGCTCGAGCGGATGCGGCGGACCCTGGAGTTCGAGATCCTCGAGGAGTTCTCCCTCGACGGTGGGTTCCCCGTCAAGCCGCAGCGGGCCCTGCACGACATCCGGGCCGAGCTCGCCGACGACGACATCCTCATCTCCGACGTGGGGGCCCACAAGATGTGGACGGCGCGCCACTACCCCACCTACGAACCCAACACCTGCATCATCTCCAACGGGTTCTGCTCGATGGGCATCGCCCTGCCGGGGGCCATCGGCGCCAAGCTGGTGCACCCCGACAAGCGGGTCGTCGGGCTGATGGGCGACGGCGGCTTCATGATGAACATCCAGGAGCTCGACACGGCATACCAGTACGAGGTCGCGCCCACCTACGTCGTCTGGGACGACAGCTCCTACGGGCTGATCGCCTGGAAGCAGGAGGCCCACTTCGGCCGGACCAGCCACACCACCATGCGCCACAACGACCTCGTGGCCGTGGCGAAGGGCTTCGGCGCCCACGCCGTCCGCATCGAGTCCGCCGACGAGCTCCGGCCGGCGCTCAAGGAGGCGTTCGCGATCACCGACCGGCCGTCGGTGATCGTCGTGCCGATCGACTACAGCGAGAACATGAAGCTGACCAAGCGGCTCGGACAGCTGCTGCCCCACTGA